In one window of Desulforhabdus amnigena DNA:
- a CDS encoding indolepyruvate oxidoreductase subunit beta produces MTQAKEAFKAMRIFFTGVGGQGTLLATRLVGEAALEEGLSVAMSEIHGMAQRGGVVESSVVVGDVFSPTIPDGEADILMAFEPLEAVRALPKCNPKTMVISSTIPLVPFTVATGQSTYPDVEELRKMTEEKVGRLLWVDAMALAKQAGSDRASNIVMVGILAGTGCLPISKQSWQGALKKILPGRILEVNRKAFELGFKAGEESGK; encoded by the coding sequence ATGACACAGGCAAAAGAGGCATTCAAAGCCATGCGGATATTTTTTACAGGGGTAGGCGGCCAGGGAACGCTTCTGGCCACGCGCCTGGTGGGCGAAGCGGCCCTTGAAGAGGGGCTTTCAGTCGCCATGAGCGAAATCCACGGAATGGCTCAGCGCGGTGGAGTCGTGGAATCTTCCGTGGTGGTGGGAGATGTTTTCAGCCCGACGATCCCCGATGGGGAAGCCGATATTCTCATGGCGTTCGAACCCCTGGAAGCGGTGCGGGCTCTCCCCAAATGCAATCCCAAAACAATGGTGATATCCAGCACGATTCCCCTCGTTCCCTTCACCGTGGCCACGGGGCAGAGCACCTACCCGGATGTGGAAGAGCTCCGCAAGATGACGGAAGAAAAGGTCGGCCGCCTCCTCTGGGTGGATGCCATGGCCCTGGCCAAACAGGCGGGATCGGACAGGGCTTCCAACATCGTGATGGTGGGAATTCTGGCAGGAACCGGATGCCTCCCCATCTCCAAACAGAGCTGGCAGGGTGCGCTGAAAAAGATCCTTCCCGGGCGCATCCTGGAAGTGAACCGGAAGGCTTTTGAGCTGGGCTTCAAAGCCGGGGAGGAATCCGGCAAGTAG
- the ldhH gene encoding L-lactate dehydrogenase (quinone) large subunit LdhH, whose translation MITTPHNVKEYRGHLKKALKNEFLGTTLDNFATAYKASRAKAFEGIDLENLIQEIAQGKDASIPYLEELFVLFKTRAEAAGVKVHVAHTATEANEIISSIARANGVRKIVKGKSMTAEETFLNTHLEKEGYQVTETDLGEWIIQLRHEGPSHMVMPAIHLSRQQVAELFTKVTGKHQDPDDIDGMVKVARRELRQAYLEADMGITGANFAIAETGTIGLVTNEGNGRLVTTLPRVHVALVGFDKLIPDLKSALRILRALPRNATGQAISTYVTWITGANECVPGPDGRKEMHIVFLDNGRLALAKDPVFSQALRCIRCGACANVCPIYKLVGGHNYGHVYIGAIGLILTYFYHGRENARAIIKNCLNCQACKSVCPTGIDLPHLIKEVYRTVLEVEGKKPVKNVLLNRVLKDRRLFHFLLRRAYLAQKPLAGGGDLIRHLPLFFSKEHGFRSLPVVAKRPLRDAWDRINPRLQNPRYRVALFGGCLVDFVYPEQAEALLKLSGEYNVQLEYPMEQTCCGLPAKMMGENETAREVAIQNLKAIDPADYDYILTLCASCGSHLKENYAKLLADDAGLQVKVRQLRDKVIDFSSFMQNILKVSPEKFVESHKKVAYHSPCHLCRGLHVTKEPRDLMKTAGLEYVPAKDEDVCCGFGGSFSIDFPELSAELLKRKLDNVEATGAEVLVTDCPGCVLQLRGGMDKRGSGKIKVKHIAEVVVENLKK comes from the coding sequence ATGATCACCACCCCCCATAATGTGAAGGAATACAGAGGCCATCTCAAGAAGGCCCTGAAAAACGAATTTCTGGGAACCACTCTGGACAACTTTGCAACAGCTTACAAAGCTTCCCGGGCCAAGGCGTTTGAAGGGATAGACCTGGAAAATCTCATTCAGGAAATCGCCCAGGGGAAGGATGCCTCCATTCCCTATCTCGAAGAGCTTTTTGTTCTCTTCAAAACCAGGGCGGAAGCGGCGGGCGTAAAAGTCCATGTGGCTCACACGGCTACTGAAGCCAATGAAATCATTTCCTCCATCGCCAGAGCCAACGGAGTCCGAAAGATCGTCAAGGGAAAGTCCATGACGGCGGAGGAGACCTTCCTCAATACTCACCTGGAAAAAGAGGGGTACCAGGTCACGGAAACCGACCTGGGGGAATGGATCATTCAGCTACGCCACGAAGGGCCTTCGCACATGGTGATGCCCGCCATTCATCTTTCACGGCAGCAGGTGGCGGAACTCTTCACCAAAGTGACGGGCAAACACCAGGATCCCGACGACATCGACGGCATGGTGAAAGTAGCCCGCCGTGAACTGCGCCAGGCTTATTTGGAAGCGGACATGGGCATCACGGGAGCCAACTTCGCCATCGCTGAAACGGGTACCATCGGCCTGGTGACCAACGAAGGAAATGGGCGGCTCGTGACAACCCTGCCGCGTGTGCACGTGGCCCTGGTGGGTTTTGACAAACTCATTCCCGACCTCAAATCGGCCCTGCGCATCTTGAGGGCCCTTCCCCGCAATGCCACCGGGCAGGCCATTTCCACTTATGTGACCTGGATCACGGGCGCCAACGAGTGTGTTCCCGGTCCCGATGGCCGCAAGGAAATGCATATTGTCTTCCTGGACAACGGGCGGCTGGCCTTGGCCAAAGACCCTGTCTTTTCCCAGGCCCTGCGCTGCATCCGGTGCGGCGCCTGCGCCAACGTCTGCCCCATCTACAAGCTGGTGGGCGGACACAATTACGGCCATGTCTACATCGGAGCCATCGGGCTCATATTGACTTACTTCTATCATGGGCGCGAAAATGCCCGTGCCATCATCAAAAACTGTCTCAACTGCCAGGCATGCAAATCGGTCTGCCCCACAGGAATCGATCTTCCCCATCTCATCAAGGAAGTCTATCGTACGGTGCTCGAGGTGGAAGGCAAGAAGCCGGTGAAGAATGTGCTTCTGAACAGGGTTCTCAAGGACCGGCGCCTCTTTCATTTTCTTTTGCGCCGGGCCTACCTGGCTCAGAAACCTCTGGCGGGAGGGGGAGATCTCATTCGGCATCTGCCCCTCTTCTTCTCCAAAGAGCACGGGTTCCGCAGCCTCCCTGTCGTTGCCAAAAGGCCCTTGAGAGACGCGTGGGATCGCATCAACCCGCGCCTGCAAAATCCCCGCTACCGTGTGGCGCTCTTTGGCGGATGTCTGGTGGATTTCGTCTATCCGGAACAGGCCGAAGCGCTCCTGAAGCTTTCTGGGGAATACAACGTGCAGCTCGAATATCCCATGGAACAGACCTGCTGCGGGCTCCCGGCCAAGATGATGGGAGAGAATGAAACGGCAAGAGAGGTGGCCATTCAGAATTTGAAGGCGATAGATCCGGCGGATTACGACTACATTCTTACCCTGTGTGCTTCCTGCGGGTCGCACCTGAAGGAAAACTACGCCAAGCTGCTGGCCGATGACGCCGGTTTGCAGGTGAAGGTGCGGCAGTTGAGGGATAAAGTCATCGATTTCAGTTCATTCATGCAAAACATCCTCAAAGTGAGTCCGGAAAAATTTGTGGAAAGCCATAAAAAAGTGGCATACCATTCCCCGTGCCACCTGTGCAGGGGATTGCACGTGACGAAAGAACCCCGTGACCTCATGAAGACAGCGGGCCTGGAATATGTTCCGGCCAAGGACGAAGATGTCTGCTGTGGCTTCGGTGGATCCTTTTCCATAGACTTTCCCGAGCTCTCGGCGGAGCTTCTCAAACGCAAGCTGGATAACGTGGAAGCGACAGGGGCCGAAGTCCTGGTGACGGACTGTCCGGGCTGTGTTCTGCAGCTTCGAGGTGGAATGGACAAGAGAGGCTCCGGAAAAATCAAGGTAAAACACATTGCCGAAGTGGTTGTCGAAAACCTGAAGAAGTAG
- a CDS encoding succinate CoA transferase produces MSIVSAFPRLSPEEAVAEIFNGATVAFSGFTNAGAAKAVPRAIAAKAHQLHDRGEPFKIRVLTGASSGESIDEPLAEAEAISYRAPYQSGPTLRKQINRQEVEYVDMHLSHLPQTVLAGFQGKLDFAVVEATEITPDGRVYLTSSIGASPSYLQCADRVIIEVNRYHSKRLREMSDIMILPPPPHRNPIPLREPMTKVGYPYAVVDTRKVIGVIENDEPDHVPTFAAADARSEKIAEHVLRFLLEEMSKGRIPKEFLPLQAGVGNVANGVMAALGRSPEIPPFKMYTEVFQDSLVDLMEQGKLLGASTTSLTVTPEVLKRIYDNMDFFVSRIVLRPMELSNNPGAVRRLGVISMNTALEVDIYGNVNSSHVFGMDIMNGIGGSGEFTRNSYLSIFMCPSIAKGGKISAVVPMCPHIDNNEHSVQIIATDQGLADLRGLGPMQRAQAIIENCAHPAYRDYLYRYIERGRVGHIRHDLRTAFELHRNLLKHGAMLPDLDLSQVS; encoded by the coding sequence ATGTCCATTGTGAGTGCATTTCCCAGGCTGAGTCCGGAGGAAGCCGTCGCGGAGATTTTCAATGGAGCGACCGTCGCCTTCAGCGGGTTCACCAACGCCGGTGCGGCCAAGGCCGTGCCGAGAGCTATTGCAGCCAAGGCTCACCAACTGCATGATCGTGGAGAACCCTTTAAAATACGCGTATTGACCGGAGCGTCGAGCGGTGAAAGTATCGATGAGCCATTGGCCGAAGCCGAGGCCATTTCATACCGCGCTCCCTACCAGAGCGGTCCCACACTGCGCAAGCAAATCAACCGGCAGGAAGTCGAGTACGTGGATATGCATCTGTCGCACTTGCCGCAGACCGTCCTGGCCGGTTTTCAAGGAAAATTGGATTTTGCCGTTGTGGAAGCCACGGAAATCACGCCGGACGGTAGAGTCTACCTGACCTCATCCATTGGGGCATCTCCGAGCTACCTCCAGTGTGCCGACCGGGTCATCATCGAGGTCAACCGGTATCATTCCAAACGGTTGCGTGAGATGTCCGACATCATGATTCTGCCTCCGCCGCCTCATCGCAATCCCATTCCCCTTCGGGAGCCCATGACCAAGGTCGGTTATCCCTACGCTGTAGTGGACACCAGGAAAGTCATCGGCGTCATAGAGAACGATGAACCGGATCACGTTCCCACTTTTGCCGCTGCGGACGCACGCAGCGAAAAGATTGCCGAACATGTTCTGCGTTTCCTGCTCGAGGAGATGAGTAAGGGGCGTATTCCAAAGGAATTCCTGCCGTTGCAGGCCGGAGTGGGAAACGTGGCCAATGGAGTGATGGCCGCTCTTGGGCGGAGTCCCGAAATTCCCCCCTTTAAGATGTACACGGAGGTGTTTCAGGATTCTCTTGTGGATCTCATGGAACAGGGGAAGCTTCTTGGGGCGAGCACCACCAGTCTCACGGTGACACCGGAAGTTTTGAAGCGCATCTACGACAATATGGACTTTTTCGTCTCGCGCATCGTTCTCAGGCCCATGGAACTTTCAAACAATCCGGGAGCCGTTCGACGTCTGGGGGTGATTTCCATGAATACAGCTCTTGAAGTGGACATTTATGGAAATGTCAATTCGTCCCATGTTTTTGGAATGGACATCATGAACGGAATCGGTGGCAGCGGAGAGTTTACGAGAAACAGCTACCTCTCCATTTTCATGTGCCCCTCCATTGCCAAGGGAGGGAAGATTTCCGCAGTGGTGCCCATGTGCCCTCATATCGACAACAACGAACATTCCGTCCAGATTATCGCCACCGACCAGGGATTGGCGGATCTCCGAGGGCTTGGCCCCATGCAGCGGGCACAGGCCATCATTGAAAACTGTGCCCACCCGGCCTATCGGGATTATCTCTACCGGTATATCGAACGGGGAAGAGTCGGTCACATCCGGCACGATCTTCGTACGGCCTTCGAACTCCATCGCAATCTTCTGAAGCATGGCGCCATGCTGCCGGACCTGGACCTTTCCCAAGTCTCGTAG
- a CDS encoding succinate CoA transferase, giving the protein MPKINGYPKLTAQEAAERIPDGATVAFSGFSNAGTAKAIPRALAVRARTLHQSEVPFKIRVLTGGACGGSVDELLAQSEAISWRAPYQSAPTLRKQINQQKVEYLDMHLSGVGRTVLSGFFGKLDVAVIEATDVTPDGRVYLSSSIGVSPTFLRCAEHVLIELNSYHSRRLPEMHDIVIMDPPPRRQPTPIHDPLTRMGFPYAVVDPKKIIGIVETDEPDHIPSVSVPSAVNYKIAEHVVQFFLKEMETGHIPKEFLPLQAGVGKTANGVMEALGSHPDIPPFKMYTLAIHDWLVRLMEQGKLLGASASSLSLTPAMLNRVYENMDYFVSRIVLRPQEISNDPGVVRRLGVIAMNSAIEVDIYGNVNSSHVFGTDMVNGIGGSGEFTRNSFLSVMMVPSIARGGRISNVVPMCPHIDSNEHSVQIIVTDQGLADLRGLGPMQRAKRIIENCAHPAYREYLFKYIEQSRSGHIRHNLDTCYELHINLMEHGAMLPDLDLSTISEN; this is encoded by the coding sequence ATGCCCAAAATCAACGGATATCCCAAACTGACCGCTCAGGAGGCCGCCGAAAGAATTCCGGATGGTGCAACGGTCGCCTTCAGCGGATTTTCCAACGCAGGAACAGCCAAAGCGATTCCCCGCGCCCTCGCCGTGCGCGCCCGAACCCTTCACCAATCGGAGGTGCCTTTCAAAATTCGAGTCCTCACGGGAGGGGCCTGCGGAGGGAGCGTGGATGAACTGCTCGCCCAGTCCGAGGCCATTTCATGGCGCGCGCCGTATCAGAGCGCGCCCACTCTTCGCAAGCAGATCAACCAGCAGAAAGTCGAATACCTGGACATGCACCTCTCGGGGGTCGGGCGGACGGTGCTCTCGGGGTTTTTCGGCAAGCTGGATGTCGCCGTCATCGAGGCGACGGATGTGACGCCGGACGGCCGGGTCTATCTTTCTTCTTCCATTGGGGTTTCCCCCACTTTCCTGCGGTGCGCGGAGCACGTGTTGATCGAGCTCAACAGTTACCATTCCCGGCGGCTTCCGGAAATGCATGATATCGTCATCATGGATCCTCCCCCGCGACGTCAACCGACTCCCATCCATGATCCCTTGACCAGGATGGGATTTCCCTATGCCGTTGTCGATCCCAAGAAAATCATCGGAATCGTGGAAACCGATGAACCGGACCACATCCCGTCTGTCAGCGTTCCCAGTGCGGTGAACTATAAGATCGCGGAGCACGTGGTGCAGTTTTTTCTGAAGGAGATGGAAACCGGGCACATTCCCAAAGAATTCCTCCCCCTGCAGGCGGGAGTGGGAAAAACGGCCAATGGAGTGATGGAAGCCCTCGGGAGTCATCCGGACATTCCACCCTTCAAGATGTATACACTGGCCATCCATGACTGGCTTGTCCGTCTCATGGAACAGGGGAAGCTGCTCGGAGCGAGCGCCAGCAGTTTGAGCCTTACCCCGGCCATGTTGAACCGGGTCTATGAGAACATGGATTACTTTGTGTCGCGCATTGTGTTGCGTCCCCAGGAAATTTCAAACGACCCGGGAGTCGTGCGGCGCCTGGGCGTGATTGCCATGAATTCCGCCATTGAAGTGGATATCTACGGGAATGTCAATTCGTCCCATGTTTTCGGGACGGACATGGTCAATGGAATCGGCGGCAGCGGCGAATTCACCCGCAACAGCTTTCTTTCGGTCATGATGGTTCCCTCCATTGCAAGGGGAGGCAGGATCTCCAATGTGGTGCCCATGTGTCCTCACATCGACAGCAACGAGCATTCGGTGCAGATTATCGTGACAGACCAGGGATTGGCGGACCTCCGCGGCTTGGGCCCCATGCAGCGGGCCAAACGCATCATCGAAAACTGTGCACATCCGGCCTACCGTGAGTACCTGTTTAAATATATTGAGCAATCAAGGTCCGGCCATATCCGCCACAACCTGGATACGTGCTACGAACTGCACATCAACCTGATGGAACATGGCGCCATGCTGCCGGATCTGGACCTTTCAACCATCAGCGAGAATTGA
- the iorA gene encoding indolepyruvate ferredoxin oxidoreductase subunit alpha, protein MHELLTPKSGEKHLLLGNEAIVRGALEGNVRFVAAYPGTPSSEIIDRFYQIGPDAGVYVEYSVNEKISVETAGAAAVSGVRSLCSMKHVGLNVAADAFMTLAYVGVKAGMVMVVADDPSLHSSQNEQDNRYYAKMGNVPMLEPTTPEEARKMTLEALKISETFQIPCMLRTTTRVNHCRGPVTLGDLPTDAPSGEFKKDPFNLVVIPMVGRKLRLALLEKVAKLQEEADRSPFNFTEGQGKWGIITSGVSYLYVKDAVRDLGIEDKVKILKLGFTFPHPKGLIRNFLEGLDKLLVVEELEPFLEEAVRMTAQEAGLPVEVAGKGAQLIPRAFELDAVKVKRALQSFFGVSYEPPQVFAVPQLPMRPPNLCPGCPHRATYYSVKKVFGEDAIYPSDIGCYTLGVLPPLKMADFLICMGSGVSSSGGFSKVLDQPVVSFIGDSTFFHSGITGLVNAVSHDHRFLLVIMDNGTTAMTGHQPHPGIELTPQGKITPKVSLENLVRGCGVERVFTVNPLQVQKTQDVLQNLRESMKEPGVSVLISKSPCPLYENRMLHKKTKVVFQVDASSCDLCKRCLTELGCPAFVWERSASGQECIRINESLCSGCSVCSQICKSIKPKRVGEGKGGNE, encoded by the coding sequence CATCGTTCGCGGAGCCCTGGAAGGCAATGTGCGTTTTGTAGCGGCTTACCCCGGGACCCCGTCTTCCGAAATCATTGACCGGTTCTACCAGATAGGACCCGATGCCGGGGTCTATGTGGAATATTCCGTCAATGAAAAGATTTCCGTGGAAACGGCCGGCGCCGCCGCCGTCTCCGGAGTGCGGAGCCTGTGCTCCATGAAACATGTGGGGTTGAATGTGGCCGCGGACGCCTTCATGACTCTCGCCTATGTGGGAGTGAAGGCCGGAATGGTGATGGTCGTCGCCGATGACCCTTCCCTCCATTCCAGCCAGAACGAACAGGACAACCGCTATTACGCCAAAATGGGGAATGTCCCCATGCTGGAACCCACCACTCCCGAAGAAGCCAGGAAGATGACCCTGGAAGCCCTGAAAATTTCGGAAACATTCCAGATCCCCTGCATGCTGCGAACGACCACGCGAGTCAACCACTGCCGCGGCCCCGTCACCCTGGGGGACCTCCCCACCGATGCGCCCAGTGGGGAATTCAAAAAAGACCCCTTCAACCTGGTGGTCATCCCCATGGTGGGACGCAAACTGAGGCTGGCTCTTTTGGAGAAGGTCGCAAAGCTCCAGGAGGAAGCGGACCGAAGCCCGTTCAACTTCACCGAGGGCCAGGGGAAATGGGGCATCATCACCAGCGGCGTATCCTACCTCTATGTGAAAGACGCGGTGCGCGATCTCGGCATCGAAGACAAGGTAAAGATCCTCAAGCTGGGATTCACCTTCCCTCATCCCAAGGGACTCATCCGCAACTTCCTGGAAGGGCTGGACAAGTTGCTCGTCGTGGAAGAGCTGGAACCCTTCCTGGAAGAGGCCGTTCGGATGACGGCCCAGGAAGCCGGATTGCCGGTTGAGGTCGCGGGCAAGGGAGCACAGCTGATCCCTCGCGCCTTCGAACTGGATGCCGTCAAAGTGAAGCGCGCACTGCAGTCCTTTTTCGGCGTCAGCTATGAGCCGCCCCAGGTTTTTGCCGTGCCTCAGCTTCCCATGCGCCCGCCCAACCTTTGCCCCGGCTGCCCTCACCGGGCCACCTACTATTCCGTGAAGAAGGTCTTCGGGGAAGATGCCATTTATCCTTCGGACATCGGGTGCTACACCCTCGGCGTTTTGCCTCCCCTGAAGATGGCCGATTTTCTCATCTGTATGGGATCGGGCGTTTCCTCTTCCGGTGGCTTCAGCAAGGTGCTGGATCAACCCGTCGTTTCCTTCATCGGGGATTCCACCTTCTTTCACAGCGGTATCACGGGCCTGGTGAATGCCGTTTCCCATGACCACCGCTTCCTGCTGGTCATCATGGACAATGGCACCACCGCCATGACGGGCCACCAGCCGCATCCGGGAATCGAACTGACCCCCCAGGGTAAAATCACTCCCAAGGTCAGCCTGGAAAACCTGGTGCGGGGATGCGGAGTGGAACGTGTCTTCACGGTGAATCCGTTGCAGGTCCAGAAAACCCAGGATGTGCTTCAAAACCTGCGTGAAAGCATGAAAGAACCCGGAGTATCGGTTCTCATCTCCAAGAGCCCCTGCCCTCTCTATGAAAACCGCATGCTGCACAAGAAAACCAAAGTCGTCTTCCAGGTGGATGCATCCTCCTGCGATCTGTGCAAAAGGTGTCTCACGGAACTGGGATGCCCGGCTTTCGTCTGGGAACGTTCCGCGTCGGGGCAAGAATGTATCCGGATCAATGAGTCCCTCTGCAGCGGATGCAGCGTTTGTTCTCAAATCTGTAAATCCATCAAGCCCAAGCGGGTCGGTGAGGGCAAGGGAGGAAACGAGTGA